In the genome of Deltaproteobacteria bacterium, the window GCTGCACATGGATAGGTCCGTATGCAATGTGCAGCTCGACCCTATAAGTCATCCTCCTTTGGAACCGGCTCAAATACCGCCGTTTTTATGCATCGGGCCACGAAGTTCCAGCAGTGTTTTGATGGTCGGCTCAAAGGCCTTTGCCGTGTTGCTCTGACCATAAGTATCCATGAACGGTTTTCCCCGATCGCAGGATTCGACCATGAGCGGATCGATGGGAATGCGTCCGAGGAAGGGGACATCAAGTTCCGTGGCCATTGATTGGCCTCCCCCCCTGCTGAAGATGTCGACATGTTCTTTACAGTTCGGACAGACGAAGCCGCTCATGTTCTCAATGACGCCCAAAACAGGAAGGTTTGTATTCCTGCAAAAGGTAATGGAGCGCCTCACGTCGGCTACGGCGATACCCTGAGGCGTCGTCACCACGACCGCTCCGTCGGCATCTTCCAGAAGCTGGACGACGGAGAGTGGTTCGTCGCCCGTCCCCGGGGGACAGTCCACAATCAGATAATCGAGTACACCCCACTGCACCTCCGTAATAAACTGCCGGATCAGACCATGCTTCAATGGGGCCCGCCAAATGACGGCGTGGTCCCGATCCGGGACCAGGAAACCGATCGACACCACCAGCAGGTTCGGATTATAACGGATCGGAACAAGACCGTCCGGAGATTTCTTCGGGACCCCATCTTCCAGCCCAAGCATTCTGGGAATGGAAGGCCCATGGATGTCGATGTCCATCAACCCCACCCTCTTGTCCTGAAGCGACAGGGCCACGGCCATGTTGGCCGCCACGGTACTCTTGCCCACCCCTCCCTTGCCTGAAAGAACGATGATCTTGTGCTTGATGTTGCAGGTGATGTTCTGAACCTCAAGTCGATCTTTCAGTTCGTCCAGGGCTTCCTGATCCGGATGCCCTCCGGATGCACAACTTCCACAATTGTTCTTCTCTCCATTTTCTTCGCTCATTTCCAACCTCCTTTGAGTCTTTGTCGGTTCCGTGGGACAGGGCTTGTCGGCGTAACGATCCCGGAAAACACCCGTCCCGGAATAATGTGTATATGCACGTTATAGTAAATCCGGGATGGACTGTCAAGGAATTTCTGAAAG includes:
- a CDS encoding Mrp/NBP35 family ATP-binding protein, whose protein sequence is MSEENGEKNNCGSCASGGHPDQEALDELKDRLEVQNITCNIKHKIIVLSGKGGVGKSTVAANMAVALSLQDKRVGLMDIDIHGPSIPRMLGLEDGVPKKSPDGLVPIRYNPNLLVVSIGFLVPDRDHAVIWRAPLKHGLIRQFITEVQWGVLDYLIVDCPPGTGDEPLSVVQLLEDADGAVVVTTPQGIAVADVRRSITFCRNTNLPVLGVIENMSGFVCPNCKEHVDIFSRGGGQSMATELDVPFLGRIPIDPLMVESCDRGKPFMDTYGQSNTAKAFEPTIKTLLELRGPMHKNGGI